A region from the Wansuia hejianensis genome encodes:
- the codY gene encoding GTP-sensing pleiotropic transcriptional regulator CodY: MSVQLLDKTRKINKLLHNNNSTKVVFNDICKVMMECLESNILVISKKGKVLGVASCPGVEEIKELIADTVGGHVDALLNDRFLSVLSTKENVNLQTLGFEGENTEKYTAIINPIEIAGERLGTVFMYRFEPQYDIDDIIVSEYGTTVVGLEMMRSVNEENVEENRKIQVVKSAFSTLSFSELEAIIHIFDELDGEEGILVASKIADRVGITRSVIVNALRKFESAGVIESRSSGMKGTYIKVLNDYIFDELKDIKGKRNSKTEENQ, encoded by the coding sequence ATGAGCGTACAATTATTAGACAAGACCAGAAAGATCAATAAGCTTTTGCATAACAACAATTCTACCAAGGTCGTATTTAATGACATATGCAAAGTTATGATGGAGTGTCTGGAATCAAATATCCTCGTGATCAGTAAGAAAGGTAAGGTGCTGGGAGTGGCAAGCTGCCCCGGCGTAGAGGAGATTAAAGAGCTGATCGCGGACACTGTGGGAGGCCATGTAGATGCCCTTTTGAATGATCGTTTCTTAAGCGTTTTGTCTACCAAAGAAAATGTCAACCTGCAGACTCTGGGCTTTGAGGGTGAAAACACTGAGAAATACACAGCCATCATTAACCCGATTGAAATTGCAGGCGAGCGTCTGGGCACGGTATTCATGTACAGGTTTGAACCTCAGTATGATATCGACGATATTATTGTCAGTGAATATGGAACAACGGTCGTCGGCCTGGAAATGATGCGTTCGGTGAACGAGGAAAATGTGGAGGAGAACAGGAAGATCCAGGTGGTGAAATCTGCTTTCAGCACGCTGTCCTTCTCGGAGCTGGAAGCGATCATCCATATATTTGATGAGCTGGACGGCGAAGAGGGAATACTCGTGGCCAGCAAGATCGCAGACCGGGTGGGAATCACCCGTTCCGTAATCGTAAACGCCCTTCGCAAATTTGAGAGCGCCGGCGTCATCGAGTCCCGCTCCAGCGGCATGAAGGGAACTTACATCAAAGTCCTGAATGATTATATCTTTGATGAATTAAAAGACATCAAAGGAAAGAGAAACTCCAAAACAGAAGAAAATCAATAA
- a CDS encoding co-chaperone GroES: protein MKLVPLGDRVVLKQLEAEEKTKSGIILTSQAQEKPQEAEVIAVGPGTEEVKMEVKNGDKVIYSKYAGTEVKLDGEEYIVVKQSDILAIVE from the coding sequence ATGAAATTAGTACCGTTAGGCGACAGAGTCGTATTAAAACAGCTGGAAGCAGAAGAGAAGACAAAATCTGGAATCATCCTTACTTCCCAGGCACAGGAGAAACCGCAGGAAGCAGAAGTCATCGCAGTGGGACCTGGAACTGAAGAAGTGAAGATGGAAGTGAAGAACGGGGATAAGGTAATCTATTCCAAATATGCCGGAACAGAAGTGAAGCTGGACGGTGAAGAATACATTGTTGTTAAACAGTCAGATATCCTGGCAATTGTAGAGTAA
- the groL gene encoding chaperonin GroEL (60 kDa chaperone family; promotes refolding of misfolded polypeptides especially under stressful conditions; forms two stacked rings of heptamers to form a barrel-shaped 14mer; ends can be capped by GroES; misfolded proteins enter the barrel where they are refolded when GroES binds), translated as MAKEIKYGAEARAALEAGVNKLSNTVRVTLGPKGRNVVLDKQYGSPLITNDGVTIAKEIELEDGFENMGAQLIREVASKTNDVAGDGTTTATVLAQAMIHEGMKNLAAGANPIVLRKGMKKATDKAVEIIAKMSKKVDGKEQIARVAAVSSGDDEVGTLVADAMEKVSKDGVITIEESKTMLTELDLVEGMQFDRGYVSAYMATDMEKMEATLDSPYILITDKKISNIQEILPLLEQIVQSGASLLIIAEDVEGEALSTLIVNKLRGTFKVVAVKAPGYGDRRKEMLQDIAILTGGKVISEELGYELKEATMDMLGRAKSVKVQKENTVIVDGFGEKADIQSRIGQIKAQIGETTSDFDREKLQERLAKLSGGVAVIRVGAATETEMKEAKLRMEDALNATRAAVEEGIIAGGGSAYVHATKELAEFVDSLEGDEKTGAKIVMKALESPLATIAENAGLEGSVIINKVKESKIGVGFDAYKEEYVDMVKAGILDPAKVTRSALQNATSVASTLLTTESVVSIIKEPQPPMPAGGAPGMM; from the coding sequence ATGGCAAAAGAAATTAAATACGGAGCAGAAGCGAGAGCTGCTCTTGAAGCAGGTGTGAATAAACTGTCCAATACAGTTCGCGTGACCCTGGGACCGAAGGGAAGAAATGTTGTTCTCGATAAACAGTACGGATCTCCGTTAATCACCAACGACGGTGTTACCATCGCAAAAGAAATCGAACTGGAAGATGGATTTGAAAATATGGGAGCGCAGCTGATCCGCGAAGTTGCTTCCAAAACCAACGATGTGGCCGGAGACGGTACGACTACCGCAACTGTGCTGGCACAGGCTATGATCCATGAGGGAATGAAGAACCTGGCAGCAGGCGCGAATCCCATCGTCCTGAGAAAAGGTATGAAGAAAGCTACTGATAAAGCAGTAGAGATCATCGCTAAGATGAGCAAGAAGGTTGACGGAAAAGAGCAGATTGCCAGAGTTGCAGCTGTATCTTCCGGAGATGATGAAGTCGGTACCCTGGTAGCAGACGCCATGGAAAAAGTATCCAAAGACGGAGTTATCACGATTGAAGAGTCCAAAACCATGCTGACTGAGCTGGATCTGGTTGAAGGTATGCAGTTTGACCGTGGATATGTATCCGCGTACATGGCCACCGATATGGAGAAAATGGAAGCTACCCTGGATAGCCCCTACATCCTGATTACTGACAAGAAGATCAGCAACATTCAGGAGATTCTGCCGCTGTTGGAGCAGATCGTACAGTCCGGAGCAAGCCTGCTGATCATCGCTGAAGATGTAGAAGGCGAAGCGCTGTCCACCCTGATCGTGAACAAGCTGCGTGGAACTTTCAAGGTAGTGGCTGTAAAAGCACCGGGATACGGCGACAGGAGAAAAGAGATGCTGCAGGATATCGCGATCCTGACAGGCGGTAAGGTGATTTCTGAGGAGCTTGGCTATGAATTGAAGGAAGCCACCATGGATATGCTGGGCCGTGCAAAATCTGTTAAGGTTCAGAAAGAAAACACTGTCATTGTTGACGGTTTTGGCGAAAAGGCTGATATTCAGAGCAGAATCGGCCAGATCAAAGCTCAGATCGGGGAGACCACCTCTGACTTTGACAGAGAGAAGCTGCAGGAAAGACTTGCTAAGCTGTCTGGCGGCGTAGCTGTTATCCGTGTGGGTGCCGCAACTGAGACTGAGATGAAGGAAGCGAAGCTGCGCATGGAGGACGCTTTGAACGCGACCCGTGCGGCGGTAGAGGAAGGAATCATCGCCGGAGGCGGTTCCGCATATGTTCATGCTACCAAAGAGCTGGCTGAATTTGTAGACAGCCTGGAAGGTGATGAGAAGACAGGTGCCAAGATCGTTATGAAAGCCCTGGAATCCCCGCTGGCTACCATCGCAGAGAATGCAGGCCTGGAAGGCTCAGTGATCATCAATAAAGTAAAAGAATCCAAGATCGGTGTTGGATTTGATGCATACAAAGAGGAATATGTGGACATGGTAAAAGCAGGAATTCTGGATCCGGCAAAGGTTACCAGAAGCGCACTGCAGAATGCTACCAGTGTAGCATCCACCCTGCTGACCACTGAATCCGTGGTATCTATCATCAAAGAGCCCCAGCCCCCGATGCCGGCCGGCGGAGCACCGGGAATGATGTAA
- a CDS encoding DUF6106 family protein: MSDVYTEILVPKKVTAPDIFVKVILILLTGASIAAGVIVRPAFLIAAAVFLLLDILLIPRLSVEYEYLYINGELDVDKIFSKSRRKRAAVYTMEQLELMAPAGSGHLEEYERRQGIRTVNFTSRNPGAPVYVMMIVRDRQMERVLLEPDEKMLKDLKMKFPRKVFSD; this comes from the coding sequence ATGAGTGATGTATATACAGAAATTCTGGTGCCGAAGAAAGTGACGGCGCCGGATATTTTTGTAAAGGTGATTTTAATTTTACTGACGGGAGCCTCTATAGCGGCCGGCGTGATTGTGCGGCCGGCGTTTCTGATCGCGGCGGCAGTCTTCCTGCTTCTTGATATTCTGCTGATTCCGCGGCTGAGTGTAGAGTACGAGTACCTTTATATCAATGGAGAACTGGATGTTGATAAGATTTTTTCCAAGAGCAGGCGGAAGCGGGCGGCTGTCTATACGATGGAACAATTGGAGTTGATGGCTCCGGCGGGCTCCGGCCATCTGGAGGAGTATGAGCGCAGACAGGGAATCCGGACGGTTAATTTTACTTCCCGGAATCCGGGCGCTCCGGTTTATGTTATGATGATCGTGCGGGACCGGCAGATGGAACGGGTGCTGCTGGAGCCTGACGAGAAGATGCTGAAGGATCTGAAAATGAAATTTCCCAGAAAAGTATTTTCAGATTGA
- the guaB gene encoding IMP dehydrogenase: MGTIIGDGITFDDVLLVPQYSEVTPNMVDLTTSLTKKIKLNIPMMSAGMDTVTEHRMAIAMARQGGIGIIHKNMSVEQQAEEVDKVKRSENGVITDPFYLSPENTLEDANNLMAKYRISGVPVTEGKRLVGIITNRDLMFEEDFSKKIKESMTSEGLVTAREGVTLEEAKKILAKARKEKLPIVDENFNLKGLITIKDIEKQIKYPLSAKDSQGRLLCGAAVGITSNVLERVSALVDAHVDVIVIDSAHGHSSNIFNTLRTIKGEFPDLQVVAGNVATAEATRDLIAAGADAVKVGIGPGSICTTRVVAGIGVPQITAVMNCYEEARKTGTPIIADGGIKYSGDITKAIAAGANVCMMGSIFAGCDESPGTFELFQGRKYKVYRGMGSIAAMENGSKDRYFQSDAKKLVPEGVEGRVAYKGMLEDAVFQLIGGLRSGMGYCGAKDIETLKTTAKFVKISAASLKESHPHDIHITKEAPNYSVDDK; this comes from the coding sequence ATGGGTACAATTATTGGTGATGGAATTACTTTTGATGATGTCCTGCTGGTTCCGCAGTACTCCGAAGTAACACCCAATATGGTAGATCTGACTACGTCTCTGACGAAGAAAATCAAGCTCAATATCCCCATGATGAGTGCAGGAATGGATACTGTCACCGAGCACCGGATGGCGATTGCAATGGCCAGGCAGGGGGGTATTGGAATTATTCACAAGAACATGTCTGTAGAACAGCAGGCGGAGGAAGTGGATAAGGTAAAGCGGTCAGAGAACGGTGTGATCACCGATCCATTTTATCTGTCTCCTGAGAATACATTGGAAGATGCCAACAACCTGATGGCGAAATACCGCATTTCCGGCGTGCCCGTCACAGAAGGCAAGAGACTGGTGGGCATTATTACCAACCGGGATCTGATGTTTGAAGAGGATTTTTCCAAGAAAATCAAGGAGTCTATGACCTCCGAAGGATTAGTGACTGCCCGCGAGGGGGTGACTCTGGAGGAAGCCAAGAAGATACTCGCGAAGGCCAGGAAGGAAAAGCTGCCCATCGTGGATGAGAATTTCAATCTGAAGGGCCTGATTACCATCAAGGATATTGAGAAGCAGATCAAATATCCGCTGTCAGCCAAGGACTCTCAGGGGCGCCTGCTGTGCGGGGCTGCGGTGGGGATTACTTCCAATGTTCTGGAGCGTGTGTCGGCGCTGGTGGATGCCCATGTGGATGTGATCGTCATTGATTCAGCCCATGGCCATTCCTCCAATATTTTTAATACGCTTCGCACGATTAAGGGAGAATTTCCGGATCTGCAGGTGGTTGCGGGCAACGTGGCCACAGCGGAGGCAACCAGAGATCTGATCGCGGCCGGGGCAGATGCGGTGAAGGTGGGAATCGGCCCCGGTTCTATCTGTACCACCCGCGTGGTTGCCGGAATCGGCGTGCCGCAGATTACCGCTGTCATGAACTGCTATGAAGAGGCCAGGAAGACAGGCACTCCAATTATAGCCGACGGCGGAATCAAATACTCCGGCGATATCACGAAGGCCATTGCAGCCGGAGCCAACGTCTGCATGATGGGAAGTATCTTCGCAGGCTGCGACGAGAGCCCGGGAACCTTTGAATTATTCCAGGGCAGGAAATATAAAGTATACCGTGGAATGGGTTCAATTGCCGCCATGGAGAACGGAAGCAAGGACCGCTACTTCCAGTCCGACGCCAAGAAACTGGTGCCGGAAGGCGTAGAAGGGCGTGTCGCTTATAAGGGGATGCTTGAGGATGCCGTCTTCCAGCTGATCGGCGGTCTGCGTTCAGGCATGGGCTACTGCGGGGCTAAGGATATCGAGACGTTAAAGACGACGGCAAAATTTGTGAAGATTTCAGCGGCTTCTCTGAAAGAATCACACCCGCATGACATTCATATTACAAAAGAAGCGCCAAATTACAGTGTAGACGATAAATAA
- a CDS encoding peptidoglycan recognition protein family protein, producing the protein MGEQNQYRRTESRAERIRRVKRNRRILLLVVIGIIAAIVAAIVLGRGRGRMSSAGRPGDLVNLGEGCPPLDVQLLTPNEYSRPQTPLEQVDGIVVHYTANPGSSAQANRNYFEGLKDGTDGVSASSHFIIGLGGEIIQCIPTAEVSYASNDRNFDTISIECCHPDESGQFTDDTYQSLVELTAWLCNRFQLSSEDVIRHYDVTGKECPKYFVDHEDAWEQFRNDVQKQIDKL; encoded by the coding sequence ATGGGAGAACAAAATCAATATAGAAGAACAGAAAGCCGCGCCGAGAGAATCAGGCGCGTGAAGAGAAACCGGCGCATTCTGCTGCTCGTGGTCATTGGAATTATTGCGGCGATTGTTGCGGCGATCGTGCTGGGAAGAGGAAGAGGCAGGATGAGCAGCGCGGGAAGGCCAGGCGATCTGGTTAACCTGGGGGAAGGCTGCCCGCCGCTGGATGTACAGCTTCTGACGCCGAATGAATATTCAAGGCCGCAGACGCCGCTGGAACAGGTGGATGGGATCGTAGTGCATTATACTGCAAATCCGGGCAGCTCAGCACAGGCGAACAGGAATTATTTTGAAGGCTTAAAGGATGGGACAGACGGGGTTTCTGCCAGCAGTCATTTCATCATCGGGCTCGGCGGAGAGATCATCCAGTGCATACCGACTGCGGAGGTTTCCTATGCGTCTAATGACAGGAACTTTGACACCATATCCATAGAATGCTGTCATCCGGATGAAAGCGGCCAGTTTACGGATGATACATATCAGTCATTAGTGGAATTAACTGCCTGGCTGTGTAATCGCTTTCAGCTTTCCTCAGAAGATGTGATCCGTCATTATGACGTGACCGGGAAAGAATGCCCTAAGTATTTTGTAGATCATGAGGACGCCTGGGAGCAGTTCAGGAACGATGTGCAGAAGCAGATTGATAAACTGTGA
- a CDS encoding serine hydrolase domain-containing protein, which produces MKELQRREMLEEALDRFAEGWIAPDNIPGMAVRIKHRGNTLYDKCFGFMDYGQTKPMERDTICRIYSMTKPVTAVAVHILIERGLLEYHAPLKEYLPEFSHMMVQTREGLVPARRDIELLDLLRMTSGIVYPDNYMDAATLVMNQSFERIHERLRSGEVISTRDMVREIAKNPLAFHPGEGWRYGFSADVMGAVIEVVTGMSLGEFYRREIFGPLEMWDTDFRVPEGKLHRLADLYECTVRGDRRQTTPADCFVLGMSDDTACPGFEAGGAGLYSTLEDYSHFVDMLVQGGIYKEERILGRKTIELMTTNQLTEQQKRTITDQFVTGNGYASFQRVFEDRAVYGGSGTPGEFGWSGWTGPYEAVDQEEEFSIVMLMQVRDYDVISLYRRIRNIAYAMI; this is translated from the coding sequence ATGAAAGAATTGCAGCGGCGGGAGATGCTGGAGGAGGCATTGGACCGTTTCGCAGAAGGCTGGATTGCTCCGGATAATATTCCGGGCATGGCCGTCCGGATTAAACACAGGGGGAATACTCTGTATGACAAATGCTTTGGTTTTATGGATTATGGACAGACAAAGCCCATGGAGAGGGACACGATCTGCCGGATTTATTCCATGACAAAACCGGTCACAGCCGTAGCTGTCCATATCCTGATTGAGAGGGGGCTTTTGGAATATCACGCTCCGCTCAAAGAGTATCTTCCTGAATTTTCCCACATGATGGTACAGACCCGCGAAGGACTGGTGCCGGCCAGAAGGGATATAGAGCTGTTGGATCTGCTCCGGATGACATCGGGTATTGTATATCCGGACAATTATATGGACGCGGCCACACTGGTGATGAATCAGTCGTTTGAGAGGATTCATGAACGTCTGCGCTCCGGAGAAGTGATCTCCACCCGGGACATGGTGAGGGAAATTGCGAAGAATCCTCTGGCCTTCCATCCAGGGGAGGGCTGGCGCTATGGCTTCAGTGCAGATGTGATGGGAGCGGTGATCGAGGTGGTTACCGGCATGAGCCTGGGTGAATTTTACCGCAGGGAAATTTTCGGGCCGCTGGAGATGTGGGATACTGACTTCCGGGTGCCGGAAGGAAAGCTGCACCGTCTGGCGGATCTCTATGAATGTACCGTCCGGGGAGACAGGCGGCAGACAACTCCGGCTGACTGTTTCGTCCTGGGGATGAGCGATGATACAGCCTGCCCCGGCTTTGAGGCGGGCGGCGCAGGCCTGTATTCTACGCTGGAGGATTACAGTCATTTTGTAGATATGCTGGTACAGGGCGGCATATATAAAGAGGAACGAATTCTGGGCAGGAAAACCATTGAGCTGATGACTACTAATCAGTTGACAGAGCAGCAGAAACGAACGATCACCGATCAGTTTGTCACTGGCAACGGTTATGCCAGCTTCCAGCGTGTGTTTGAGGACCGGGCGGTGTACGGTGGCAGCGGAACGCCGGGAGAATTTGGCTGGTCAGGCTGGACGGGGCCTTATGAGGCGGTGGACCAGGAAGAAGAATTCTCAATTGTGATGCTGATGCAGGTGAGGGATTATGATGTGATCAGTCTTTACAGAAGAATCCGTAATATCGCGTATGCAATGATCTGA
- a CDS encoding HD domain-containing protein, with translation MERLDRLLEEMVIYNAGDPKRIQHLVKVHEFARLIGRMEGLDERTLRILEAAAYVHDIGIRNAERKYGKCGGKLQEQEGPPEAEQLLRRLGFPEGENARICYLVGHHHTYQDIEGMDYQILVEADFLVNFFEDHSERKAVETAVSMIFRTSAGRRVCQKMFLEEPDE, from the coding sequence ATGGAAAGGCTGGACCGGCTTTTGGAAGAGATGGTCATCTACAATGCAGGAGATCCGAAACGGATACAGCATCTGGTCAAGGTGCATGAGTTTGCGCGGCTGATCGGAAGAATGGAAGGCTTGGATGAGAGGACGCTCCGGATTCTGGAGGCTGCTGCTTATGTACACGATATCGGAATCCGGAACGCGGAACGGAAATATGGTAAATGCGGCGGGAAGCTTCAGGAGCAGGAGGGACCGCCGGAAGCAGAACAATTGCTGAGAAGGCTGGGTTTTCCGGAAGGAGAGAACGCCAGGATCTGCTATCTCGTGGGCCATCATCACACGTATCAGGATATAGAAGGTATGGATTATCAAATACTGGTGGAGGCGGATTTTCTGGTGAACTTCTTTGAGGATCATTCAGAGAGGAAAGCGGTGGAAACGGCTGTTTCCATGATTTTTCGTACAAGCGCCGGCAGGAGAGTCTGCCAGAAAATGTTCTTGGAGGAGCCAGATGAGTGA
- a CDS encoding carbon-nitrogen hydrolase family protein: protein MSEGKFQIGLIQMDSGDQWEGNRKAAARYISQAAEAGASLVIFPETVDYIGTDFRGSAAEVPGPVTDFFREQAVKYGLYLHCGSITERVPGSLPKNTSLVFGPDGTILGRYSKLHLFDVELEEGPSYRESDDVTGGEDICLVKTPLCTMGLSVCYDMRFPELYRLMAGHGAQLLVNCANFTANTGKDHWEPLLRARAIENTCYVAAVGQCGRKPKFQAWGHTMLVSPWGEVIAALENEPGVLTGEIDLGKLEQVRRQIPSLKNVREDVYRLESRRMKVYPEVM from the coding sequence ATGAGTGAGGGGAAATTTCAAATTGGATTGATTCAGATGGATTCTGGGGATCAATGGGAGGGAAACCGGAAGGCCGCGGCGAGATATATCAGTCAGGCTGCTGAGGCCGGTGCCTCGCTGGTGATATTTCCAGAAACTGTAGATTATATCGGAACGGATTTCCGGGGCAGTGCGGCGGAAGTGCCGGGGCCGGTGACGGATTTTTTTCGGGAACAGGCAGTGAAATATGGGCTGTACCTCCATTGCGGAAGTATTACCGAGAGAGTCCCGGGGAGCCTTCCGAAGAATACCTCCCTGGTATTCGGGCCGGATGGGACGATTCTGGGGCGGTACAGCAAGCTGCATCTGTTTGATGTGGAACTGGAGGAAGGCCCCAGCTACCGTGAATCCGACGATGTGACAGGGGGGGAGGATATCTGCCTGGTGAAGACACCGCTGTGCACCATGGGTCTGTCGGTCTGCTACGATATGCGTTTTCCGGAGCTGTACCGCCTGATGGCAGGACACGGGGCACAGCTTTTGGTTAACTGTGCTAATTTTACTGCCAATACGGGGAAGGATCACTGGGAACCGCTGCTTCGTGCACGGGCCATTGAAAATACCTGCTATGTGGCGGCGGTGGGCCAATGCGGAAGAAAGCCAAAATTCCAGGCCTGGGGGCATACGATGCTGGTCAGCCCCTGGGGGGAAGTCATTGCCGCACTGGAGAATGAGCCGGGAGTTTTGACCGGGGAGATTGACCTGGGCAAGCTGGAGCAGGTGCGCAGACAGATTCCGTCCCTGAAGAATGTGAGAGAAGATGTCTACCGGCTGGAAAGCAGGAGAATGAAGGTATATCCGGAAGTTATGTAA
- a CDS encoding orotate phosphoribosyltransferase → MNKEVIKIKAQLDPRVQLKVIPGHFATSQSHITNYMDITTMKTRCSEAHGVASVLSTRYEITTPVDTIVCLDGTEVIGTYLAEELTKSGILSYNAHRTIYVVSPEYSSSGQIIFRDNLQIAIRRKHILVLLGSVDTGHTLQAGLECIRYYQGIISGVTAIFSAITEIDGVEITSAFHPEDIPDYVSYRHGECPLCKNKVPLDALVNSFGYSEL, encoded by the coding sequence ATGAACAAGGAAGTAATCAAAATCAAAGCCCAGCTGGATCCCAGAGTACAGCTGAAGGTAATACCCGGACATTTTGCCACTTCACAGTCGCATATCACGAATTACATGGATATTACCACCATGAAAACCCGCTGCAGCGAAGCTCACGGCGTTGCTTCTGTCTTGTCTACCCGGTATGAAATCACGACTCCGGTGGATACGATCGTCTGTCTGGACGGTACGGAAGTAATCGGGACTTATCTGGCTGAAGAACTTACAAAATCCGGGATACTCTCCTACAACGCCCACCGCACGATCTACGTGGTGTCTCCGGAATACAGCTCTTCGGGACAGATCATCTTCCGGGACAATCTTCAGATTGCGATCCGCCGGAAACATATCCTCGTCTTGCTGGGTTCTGTCGATACGGGCCATACACTTCAGGCCGGACTGGAATGCATCCGCTATTACCAGGGCATAATCAGCGGCGTTACCGCCATATTCAGCGCCATTACTGAGATTGACGGAGTGGAAATTACTTCTGCCTTCCACCCTGAGGATATTCCTGACTATGTCTCCTACCGCCATGGGGAATGTCCCCTTTGTAAAAACAAAGTGCCGCTGGACGCACTGGTCAACAGCTTTGGATACTCAGAACTATAA
- a CDS encoding iron-containing alcohol dehydrogenase, with amino-acid sequence MQNFIQYTPTEVVFGKGTEALTGAEAVKWGGRRVLIVFGGGSVVRSGLLKRVEDSLEQAGVAYEEFGGVKPNPRLSHAEEGVKRAVEFGADMILAVGGGSSIDTAKGIAHGAANPGVKLWDIWTKKVPLERSLPIGAVLTIAAAGSEMSDSAVLTNEETGKKAGINTDFNRVKFAVMNPELTYTLPEYQLACGVTDIMMHTMERYFIPGIKCQLTDEIAEGLLRTVIENGRIVLKNKQDYDAQAEIMWCSSLSHNNLTEAGRGKDFSVHKLGHALSAKYDVAHGASLAAVWGSWAKYVYGGALERFAKFGRKVWGVQAEDDQTAALEGIEATVEYFHAIGMPVSLKELGVAPSPAELKALALDATMNDSVKLTRIRPLGAKEILEIFEMALG; translated from the coding sequence ATGCAGAATTTTATACAGTATACGCCGACAGAGGTGGTTTTTGGCAAAGGTACGGAGGCCCTGACGGGGGCAGAGGCTGTGAAATGGGGAGGCCGACGGGTGCTGATTGTCTTTGGCGGCGGGAGCGTTGTCCGCAGCGGGTTGCTGAAGCGTGTGGAAGACTCATTGGAGCAGGCTGGGGTTGCCTACGAAGAATTTGGAGGCGTGAAGCCGAACCCAAGGCTGTCCCATGCGGAGGAAGGAGTGAAACGGGCTGTTGAATTTGGAGCGGACATGATCCTGGCAGTCGGAGGGGGAAGCTCCATTGATACGGCAAAGGGTATCGCGCATGGAGCGGCGAATCCTGGGGTAAAGCTCTGGGATATCTGGACGAAAAAGGTGCCGCTTGAACGGTCACTGCCCATTGGTGCGGTGCTGACAATTGCGGCGGCAGGAAGTGAGATGAGTGATTCCGCCGTTTTAACCAATGAGGAGACCGGCAAAAAGGCAGGAATTAATACGGATTTCAACCGGGTAAAGTTTGCTGTGATGAATCCGGAGCTGACTTATACTCTGCCGGAATATCAGTTAGCCTGTGGTGTGACAGATATCATGATGCATACGATGGAACGCTATTTTATACCGGGTATCAAGTGCCAGCTGACTGATGAAATAGCAGAGGGGCTGCTGCGGACCGTGATTGAGAATGGCCGGATCGTGCTGAAGAATAAACAGGACTATGACGCCCAGGCTGAGATCATGTGGTGCTCCAGTTTATCTCACAATAATCTGACAGAGGCGGGCAGGGGAAAGGATTTTTCCGTGCATAAGCTGGGCCATGCGCTGAGCGCGAAATACGATGTGGCCCATGGGGCCAGCCTTGCGGCGGTCTGGGGCTCCTGGGCGAAGTATGTATACGGGGGAGCGCTGGAACGGTTCGCGAAGTTCGGGCGGAAGGTCTGGGGAGTGCAGGCGGAGGACGATCAGACGGCTGCACTTGAAGGGATTGAGGCAACCGTGGAGTATTTCCATGCCATTGGGATGCCTGTAAGCCTTAAGGAGCTGGGAGTTGCGCCGTCTCCTGCGGAGTTAAAGGCACTCGCTCTGGATGCTACCATGAATGACAGTGTGAAGCTGACGAGAATCAGGCCGCTGGGTGCAAAAGAGATCCTGGAGATATTTGAGATGGCGCTTGGTTAA